caactgAGATCCTCTGAAGTGCTAGATTTTGGGCGTTATATTTTTCAAACTAAGGCAGCACAGGATTAATGATATTTGTGCAGTCATTTATAGGCCTTTCAGACTGTTCTTTATCCAAGAACACAGAAGAACTATCATTGATGGCAAGTGCCCGCAATGCATCATTGTACGAAGAAGATGCTTCGGTATAACCCTCTTCACAAATTGTAAGAAGGTCTGCAACCTCCTTACTTGCATGAGATTTTGCTTCTTTTACGGCACTTAAAGTATTGG
This portion of the Coffea eugenioides isolate CCC68of chromosome 11, Ceug_1.0, whole genome shotgun sequence genome encodes:
- the LOC113751467 gene encoding uncharacterized protein LOC113751467 produces the protein MPYPTEFRKLSSVRPDDPTFQLIIKICDQIPETLFCIEVLKQNLSSPSTDARTFAEISINQVLTNVTNTLSAVKEAKSHASKEVADLLTICEEGYTEASSSYNDALRALAINDSSSVFLDKEQSERPINDCTNIINPVLP